The genomic segment ATTTATAGACCAAAAATGTAACTCAAAactgcagaataaaaaaaaaggacctcTTCAAAAATTAATACTGTAACTTTCCTTCATAAAAAGACCATTTGGCAAGTCCACAGATAAACATTAGTCTCTGATATATAAGCCAACATTAGGCCCAGAGCCCACCAAGATCAAATCTCAAAATGGCGATTTAGAGTCTGTCCAAATTTTCTGTTGtattgaatatttttgaaatatttggacCATCAGCCAGGGCTTGAAAGTTTTTGTCATATAAGGATGTGTTTTAACAGGATTTGATATACATACTGTTAAAGTGTTTGCAGTGTTGGTTCAGTCCTCCCCGGTATTCGTGGCGCACTGAAAGGGATATTCTGTCTTCCTGGTGCTGGTATCCGAAGCATTCTGATGCAATCTGGATCCCTTTCCTTTTGAAGAGAACTTTACAAAAAGCTTGCCCCAGAGCTTCAAGTCACAGAACAGTCTGGGTCAGGAATTACCTTCACATAACATCACCTTTCAAAGCAGGGAGTGATGCAAGGGTAATGTTCATTTATCTGATAACTCCGGTTATAAGAAACATTCAGACAGGGCTTAACTTCTACTGGTATTGCCAGGGACATCCCGACACCAGTCTGCACGTGCCCGAGGCCCTGCACACTGGTCTGGAAGCCAGCAGGACACGTCTGTAGTGTGTAAGACGAGGTGTGTGTGGTAGATGCAATCTGCGGGCAGCTTGGCTGCTCGGCGACAGGATGGCGGTACTGCAGCGGGGTGTGGTGCGTCTGATGGAGATAGTGGGGCTGCTGAAAGTGAACTGGCCGCGAGGCCTGGGAGGCTGACTGCAGCACACTGAGCTGCGCCGGCTGGGCCCCCGCCTGGCCTCTCTGTTTGTTGGCCTCTTTCACGTCGTTATCATGCGCGCtgtatggagagagagaaaactgttAATAACGGTACTTCCACTCTTCAACGGCTGACTCCGCGGACGGCCCCACTGCCTACACAGCAGTCACTGTAACCGGAATTCCGACAACGCTGAGATCTCACTCTTATCCTTCTAAAAAGCTCCTTCCTTTGGCACAAACCTTGGGAACTCGCTGCTGGTAGCCTGGAGGCCTATTTCCTGCTTGGGAAATATATCCACAATAAGCACTTGAACACCGCTGCCCCTTTGGTGACACCCTGGTGGCCCCACAATTCAAAGGTGTGGAAAGAAGGAGCAGGGCAAGAGCTGCCCGGAGTGATCTGGGTTACGGGCTCACTCACGCAGAGCATACCGTGTACCCAGAATCGTGACGGCAGCGACAGCCTCTCCCCAGGAAACAGCCCAGGTGCAGCCTCCCACCAAGCACTGCTCACGGCAGCCGGCAACGGTCAGGGCCGGTGTCCTAAAAGCTCTGGGCTTGCGAGAAGTTGTTTGTAGGGCCCCTTATCCATGAAGAAAAATACTGAGCAATCACAAACACAAGATTAAGGAGGCTTACATCAATAGCCGTTCAATGCACTGCACTAAAAAATCCCAGGAGTAAGCAGTAAGACGATGCAGTCTTGTAGGCCACGTTGGAGAAAGACGAAGTATAATCCTTGAAGAAGCCACACATGCAGCAGCTACTAAAGAAGGTGCATAATTTAGAAAGGCATAATCTGTGGAGACATCAAAAATGAACttaagcaacagaatacacaagTCACCAGCTCACATGTCACCTACTGGCATCCACAATGACTCACCTTGCAAAGATACTTCCAGGAAATAATCTGCATACTTGGCCATGTAGAGTTTCGTTTTTTCCAAGCAAATCATCGGCCAGCCATCATGAAGATCTGTTTCGTGTACTGCTTCAGAGAGATAATACTCAATGAAATGGGCAGCTGTTGGAAGGCAGAGGTTCCACTGAAAGGTTTCTAATAGTAACAGTTCCATATGTAGCAAATTTTGCTTTGTTAATACTAGATTCATATTAGTCATACAACCCAGGCTGTTGAGCTGTTCCAGCTTAGGCacactatcttctttttcttcaaatttaccTTATaagcaaaggggggggggggagagagagagagaaaggttaCACAAGCGATCATTATAGGTCCAGTCACTTAACTGGGATTTGCTGTCTCACTGCAAAGATTTAGATGCAAAGACATTCTTTCTCCTACCTTGGGCCGATACAATTGTGCCAGAACTCTGGCTCTCATATTCTgcatgttttctttcctcctgcctccatcccctgcccctcaccctcctctaaaaaaaatggaacatgTAAACATGCTGATCTATGTGACACTACATAATGAAAATAGTCCTATGTGCCAATGAAAAAATAACTCTCTCAGATCTCACCAGCCGAATATTTCCAGGAAATTTCTTTTGGGGAGGGGGAACAGGTAGTGGTTAGTGGAAgaaaattagtttattttagaatagaaGAAAGTGTAAAGAATTTAATGTCTGAAGTTATCTGAAATGAATTAACTTCATTATCTGAAAATACTGAGTTATCTGAAATCAAAAGTAGCTAAGCTTCAAGTGTTTCATCTTGGTGTATTTTTCAGAACAATCTCAATTctagagagacagcaggagaaaAAAACTGGGTGAATATCTAATAAGCCTTCTCATTCCACAGAGCAACCTCCTCTTCAGAATTCAAAACAGAAACCTAGCTAAATCTGTTACcaaaaaagggaggggaggatactttttatttacttttatatccTCTTCCTGAAAGCAGAATAGAAGTAGACAATCAGATGGCTGGACTTCATTATTCTAAGGCATTAACTTCTTTTCAGGAAATATTCATCCATATGTACAGCTGAGAAACAGAATTCCCTCAGAATTCTAGCCCCAGAATAATGTTCCTATAGGTTTTGTACCATCTTACACTTTAATCTTAACTATACAAAAATCATTCATTTTAGGTATCTCTAGAACTTATGGCTGGAGAAAATTCAAACTATCAAGTACCAGTATGGTTTTCCAGATGCAGCAATAGAACCAAAGAATTGTCTTCAAGTTTCTTTGGGTTCATTCCACAGTGGTCCATAGAAGAAGGGAAATTAACTAAAACCTTCTACCTTCTAGTATTATGTTCTATTTTACATTAAAGTTTAAAACAGTCATATTATATTGCAATTATTCCTAATTGTATGAAACACAATCTACCATACAGATTTCTCACAACAGCTTTTATACTTGCTCAAAATTACAGTTGTTAGACTATGTTATATATTACTgtataaaattttttgttttactattttggTAACTTTTTCAACATACTTGGTTTCCTTGGaaatcttctaattttattttatccattaaaAACATACTTTGGAGAAGAGCCAGAAAGACTGCCAAGCAGTAGAAACCAGGCAGGCTTCCCTGGGAAATTTCTCTTCCAGAAGGGCTGGGTTTGTATCACCCACTGGAGGTACTACAGCAAACGGCAGTGGCCCTCGGGACAGATGTTCCATGGACTGGACCCAGTGGGCCTGCCTCAGGGCTGGGGAAAAAGCACTGCTGACTACTTGGGTCTTTGCTTGGAGGGTGGGAGAACTGGAGTAGAAGGCTGTGTCTCCTATGCCAGGAGAGTCAAAGCTCATGACTTGAAGAAGAGTCGGAGCCCAAAGAGAATTCCTCTCCCGCCTCAGAAATTCTGACCTTCTTTAGATCTAAATTATTCTTAACACTAAATATTGCTGTGGGTAggagttgatttaaaaaaaagtacacaatTCAGACTTTTAAAGAATCTAGATAGCCCTGCCCAATTCAAATCACATAGAGAAGAATTTCCCAAGTTTTTCCGATATGATATACTTAGTACAGCCAAATGCACTAACGTGGTCTTTAGAACATGGTCATCCAGCATCATCACTGCATAAAGATACAGGAAAGGAACCACTGCTCTCAGTGTCAGAGTGGAGAATGTCCCGGGAATTTAGTTCAGTCCCTCTGGATGAATCATGAAGGTCCTTAAAGTAAGTACCCTGCCATTTGTGCAGCAGTGACACTAGCAGTATACTTCAAAGGAACATCGTAAAAActaatgtgtttatttatatCATGCTTGAAGTTCCTTTGAAGAAACTAATACACCATAATTCACTGTTTAACTCAAGGATCAAGAATGTTCCATATTATCTTCCTGAAACTTTCAACATTGAAAACAAAATTGTATATGACTAATTTCAAAGCTCAAAAAAACCAATATAGTGAGGTTGGCCAATTCATTTAAGGTCAAGTAAGctgaatcaaataaaaaatggaagccaAAAAGGAAGACTTATGTTTGAATTCCCAAATCTGTACTTCTAGATCAAAGTATTGCACTGGGTTATATGGGAACAACAACTATCAAAACAGACAAGATGTCAATATTATTAAACATCTACGTGGTTTCTGTATTTATAAAGTACTTGGCTATTACAAGTGTGAAAGCCTTTGCAACTTGACATGCAGAGttaaaaataaccttgactaCATAAATAACCATACTTGGGATTTTATTCAGGCTTATGTTTTTTGgaactttttcattatatatagtGATATAAATATTCAGAATCACGGAAGCTAAAGGATTTCAAAATGTGTGACAGTGTCAGTGAGTACCTGCATTCGTATCCATAGTTTTTGTTGTGCTGAAAGCTATGTGCATGGGTATTTTAAATCTACTTATCTGTAATACCACATACAGATCACAAACATCAGTTTCTTCAATTGAAAGGAAATACCAGAAGCCATGTGATTATATTGATAAAGGCCTCAAACAGGAAATAAGGGCACAGGAAATTCACATCTGCTTCCCAGAAAATAAGGAATTAGACGCCACAGAAACAAAACATCagactttctttcctttatagGAAATGCTCAGATCAGCCATGGAAATGAGcacattttcaaagccagcagtgaACGGCAGGTATGTGGCAGAAAGGCAAGGATCAAATGTCATACTGTAAGCTCTGCCAATCCACATTTGATTCTGTTAGTACCGAGGAGGAAAAAAGTCATCCTTAATATATACTAAGGATTTTCACAAATTTGTAAGACTACCAATCTAATGGAAAAACAGGTAAGGAACAGGAAAAGACAATTCATAGGGGGGAATAAAAGGTTCTATTCTCATTAAAAATTGAGATGTAAATCAAATCAACTATGAGATAAAATTCTGACCTTTCAGTTAATTAAGTAAAAAGCTCTGTCAACCCATTACTGGTAAGCAAGGAGAAACAAGCACTTATCACAGATTTTTCTACTAACAGCCTATAATCTTACTTTGGCTTCATCTTGATTCTGAGATCATTTCTTAGTTACACAAATTATCAAAAGCCTCATCTCCAAGACTGCTTTCATGTTCTCCACAAGTTCAGTGCTGATCAAAGAAGCCAAGGGAGGCCAGGGTATACATGACAAAGAGTTGGAATTTCAGAATTTCCCAGGATAATCGGAGACTTTTCTGGAAAGAGCCAGAATCTTTAGGGCTAGGGAGCCAGATTAAAGATTACAGAACAGATTATGGCAGAATTAATCATTACGATGCTGACTTTTGTTTCAATTTCCTATGTGCTTTTAAACATCTTACCcacttgatcctcacaacaactttgtcagttaaatgtctttattttcattttatggacaAGTAACTTCAGACTTAAGGGTTGTTGAAATTCATATTGCTGACAAGACATACAAACCTAGGAAATTCATCACTGTAATCCCTACTCTAAAAACACTGCATACCCCTCCTCTCCAATCAAGGACAGTCTGTAGGTCCTTTCTTCCTACTTCCAACAGTGCAGACACAGGCAGCTGGGTACGCATATTACCTGGAACTTATGCCCTGTGCTCTATCTTTGGCCAAACGAGAGACAGCCTCCCATCCTACTTAATAAGTGGAATCCAACTGTCACCCAGTCCTGTCAGCTGTAAGCTGCTCTTCACTTTTACGCAACAGGCTGCCCATCCTAAAGCAGGTAGCAGCTGGAGAAGGACATACAAAGTTCAATCATTCTGGGAGGAGAGAAGCATTACTTAAAGTTTATGAAACCTAACTGGAGAGCTGCCAAAGGTAAGAAGAGTGTAAGAATGTAAAAAACACTAGAATGTATTccacaaattaaaaacagacaTTAGATACTAAAAACAGGCTACTAGTTTATAAGCACCTTAAGTGCTTTTGTTGTAGTAAAGTtagagagcagaggcaggagagattGTAGCCAACTACTAAGAGCCAGCCTCTTTGATTCCTTACCCAAGCACAGAGCTGACagcttgaactttttttttttttttaaagaaagattttatttttaagtaatctctacacccaacatggggcttgaacttacaaccctgataGCTTGAACTCTTGCCCACCACCTACCTGGAGGGGCTGAGACCCTGGGAGACACCTACCTCATACTCTTCCATTCTCCAGTGGGAAAGGAACAATGGAAAAACAATTCTCTCTCAGGGAAAGAGAGGGTAAGGGGTGTCAGTAGAACAAAAGGAGGAGGTATCTGACTCTTTCAGTAACAGCTAATTAACAATTCATATTTGAACCACAGCAAATACAAATCCCAAAGCCTAGTTCCTGGAAAATGTGCAAAATcatcttcaataaaataaattgatcatAATCTTAAactaacaataattaaaaaaagaacagctgaAAACTCCATTCCAATCAACCTAAGATGGTGTGCAAATAAAGTATCCTTCCCCCAAATTGTACAAATTGCAGAAACTTGGCACCAACGCCAAGCACTGCATGGTGGCCAGAAATCTTACTAGATTATTTGACTAGAGTCCCCAGTGAACTTTGGCAATAACATGTGGTTTATGAGTATCTAGTTTAGTATCCCCTAATTCTTTGATAAGTTATCAGTAAGTAAACGTAAGTCACAAATATAAGTCGGTCC from the Halichoerus grypus chromosome 7, mHalGry1.hap1.1, whole genome shotgun sequence genome contains:
- the CCNJ gene encoding cyclin-J isoform X2, whose protein sequence is MELEGQWWRGQLAADIHQALRYKELKLPSYKGQSPQLSLRRYFADLIAIVSNRFTLCPSARHLAVYLLDLFMDRYDISIQQLHLVALSCLLLASKFEEKEDSVPKLEQLNSLGCMTNMNLVLTKQNLLHMELLLLETFQWNLCLPTAAHFIEYYLSEAVHETDLHDGWPMICLEKTKLYMAKYADYFLEVSLQAAACVASSRIILRLSPTWPTRLHRLTAYSWDFLVQCIERLLIAHDNDVKEANKQRGQAGAQPAQLSVLQSASQASRPVHFQQPHYLHQTHHTPLQYRHPVAEQPSCPQIASTTHTSSYTLQTCPAGFQTSVQGLGHVQTGVGMSLAIPVEVKPCLNVSYNRSYQINEHYPCITPCFER
- the CCNJ gene encoding cyclin-J isoform X1; translation: MELEGQWWRGQLAADIHQALRYKELKLPSYKGQSPQLSLRRYFADLIAIVSNRFTLCPSARHLAVYLLDLFMDRYDISIQQLHLVALSCLLLASKFEEKEDSVPKLEQLNSLGCMTNMNLVLTKQNLLHMELLLLETFQWNLCLPTAAHFIEYYLSEAVHETDLHDGWPMICLEKTKLYMAKYADYFLEVSLQDYAFLNYAPSLVAAACVASSRIILRLSPTWPTRLHRLTAYSWDFLVQCIERLLIAHDNDVKEANKQRGQAGAQPAQLSVLQSASQASRPVHFQQPHYLHQTHHTPLQYRHPVAEQPSCPQIASTTHTSSYTLQTCPAGFQTSVQGLGHVQTGVGMSLAIPVEVKPCLNVSYNRSYQINEHYPCITPCFER